The DNA region GAAGGGTATATAGTGCATGTGATCCTAACAAGCTGTTGCTTCACAGCTCAGCTTGCTTAAATGGAGGTTGAGGGTCTGATGGTATCTCATATCATATCAATTAGAAAGTGGCATTAATCATCTTAAGAAATGTGTGATTTCTATTTGCGGTgatggaagatggagagaggtggaaggtgtaTGTCTGAGAACACCTGTTACAGTACATGCTACCCTCCTTAACCTCCTCttcactcctccccctcccccgtcaaacacctctccctccctcccctccatttcCCCCTCAGACAGGTGCTAGTCATAATCAGACCTAGACTAAacattcatgaaatcacacagatTATCACACACATGTATTGTATTCACTTCCTGTAGGTCCTATAGGTCAGTGAATGCACTATGTGTGTTTTAGCATTCATTCGGTTGTTCGTTTGTATATTCATTCATTAATTTGTGTAGGTTTTCATGTcagattttttcttatttttggggggggcttgaAATGTGAAAGATGAATATACAAGCTTATGTAAGAGTATTGaagatatttataaaaaaattgtaTGATGGAATATCCACAATAGTATTGTTTCCAATGAATTAACCATAATGTTTAAACTTGAGTAGTAAGTCAATTGGTAACCCTTTGCCCTTCTATGGCTTTGACCAAGTTCAGGCTCtaatagcctgtgtgtgtgtctggggatcTGAGTGCTAACATATATACGCCTTCCGTACCAGTGATTTAAACTAACACCACTGCCTCGCAACTCAACACAAAGGACTCTGCAGTCGCATTGTGCAATTCCCAAGAAAGCCGCCCACAGACATTTATACAGCYAGTCTGGCGACCAGCAGCTCTACAGTGTGTCAGAACTTGCTTGGAAGGCGGACAGTTTGTGCTACTATGCCAAGGACAGGAAGTGCTCGCAGAGGGACAGGAAGTGCTCACCGCTGCAGTAGCCGAGGCTGGAACTGAGATAATGCCATTGTGTAAGCAAGCCAAGTGACCTCTCCCTGAGCGCGGAGCCCAGAGGCTGGCGTCGAGAGCCCTGGCCCCCACCCAGCTCCAGACTCCCCAGGCACGGGGTGTGGGACACGGGATGAGGGGGGATGGGCACGGGGAGTGTCGCCTCCCCTTattgccccctcccctcctctggaTGGAATCTGAACCTCACCTTGTAGAGGAAATGTGGCCGCAACTCCAGACTTTATGACTTCTTCCATCAAAAGAGTGTATTTTTCTTTCCCACACACCAGGAGAGAGCCAAGGCATACACACACGCGGGTGCATGCACAaactctcacacacgcacgcttTGGCCGCACGCACTCAcatatgcatgcacgcacactcgcgcacacacatgcacacacactcatagcaAATACACACTCGCCCACACATCCCTTCtggaaaaaacacatgattttcacatgtgaaattgccACGTTTTTCTcacatacattttaatttaatttaatgatATTTCCCATGAAGTTTCACGTGAATATTTTTCACATGGGATTTTGCAGGTGATGCCCTGTGAACAAAAATGACATAGTATGCTCCAGCAACATTAGAAAACTTTACCGAAaaccctcaaattgctgaaataattCAATGAAATGAATGATGAGCGAATAGTCAGATTTACTGAAAACTAAAAAAGCAGTGCAAATGGCACTCTTTTGCTAAGTGCAGCAATGTATTATATGTAATGAATCTGTAGGACTCTTCTAAGTACACCAAAGACTTTGTGGCACAGCAGYTACCTCAGCTGTACCSCAaatccaaaggttgtgagttcaaatctcaggGGGGTCATATTGAAAGGTCAGcactaagtgatcatgtcaaatgtaatcatgTTGATTAAAGATGTTTACACTCTTTTAGCTGAACAGTgtaccacttaccttaaaaccccTGTACCATTTAATTACTTCCCATACAAAAAAATCATGTTACATGtgtagtttcacatgtgaaaaatcgcatttccacatgtgaaatcctatttttacatgtgaaatagctgttttcacatcTTTAGTTGAAATTTTAAAACAAAAGAGACACATGAGGTCAAttgttcacatgtgaaaccaaATGTTGAGAATTTAGATTTcaacaccaccttttcacgtgaggagaataacatgttttcaacTCACATGTGGAATTAGCATTTTTACActctcacatgtggaattgcactTTCACARGTGGAATTgcactttcacatgtgaaaaactttCACAAGTAAAAATGTAAATCTCACATGTGGAAATCAAAWGTTGTCAGGTGTAGTTTCATGGCatcacatgttgaaatgttgcaTCCCCATGtcatcacatttatttcacaaggTCATGTTTTCACGTGCTCAAATGTTTTCACGTGTAGTTTCATATGATGCTTTTACATGGTCACATATTATCACATTagcttcacataagatcacatgtGATCACATTAGCTCACATGTGAAATGAATGTGATTTTTACATAagggatacagacacacacacaaccacacacacacacacNCACACACACGTATCATGGCTGCtggcactcacacatgcacacacacacatagacatatataaacatgcacacacacattttcaaactCGTGAGGTTTCAGTCCAGTCTCATGAGACCACGGGGGAAAACCGTATCAGGTCATCAGCGGTAAAATAGACGATGCCAATATTATAGCACCAGATCCTGTCCCAGCGCTGGACTGTGACAGAGCAAGACCCCTCTAACACCACCCCCTCCAAAAGGGTCAACCAGGATACTCTGGATCCCTTTGCTATACCGAGACAGGGCACGATGGGGTTGTATAAGCATCTCTCATATTTCTGTCAGCCCTCTTTGACCTGCGAGAGGAAAAGCTAAAGCCTGACATGTTGTATCTGACTGTATATACACAGCGTGATGGGAACGGCCTGCGGACAGACGAAGAAAAGACAGAGCTGACAGGTTAAGCCCTGCCGACACTGATAAGGACCCCTGCAGTCTCTGGCTGGTGTTTGTGTTCCTGACCACTATGGACACGGCTTGGATCTCGACTGCTTATTAAAACATTCAAATGGTMTTAGGTGTGTGGGTGCACTAATACTCTGCATGGCTATTTGGCTGCAGCTGATTCAATCAACAGTAGGTCTCTCACCTCTCCTTgttctcctgtcttatctagGCCGATGACTCAGTACCGGCTTGTAGACACTACAAGGGGCGAGGTATAGTGTTCTAACACAAACATTTTGTGAGCAGTGGAAAGATGGTCATATCTGGGTTAACTAAAAATAAGTGGTTTTCTGACAttttaaatacttattttattGCCATCTTCAAAACATTGTACTTCTTTTATTCCTACATTTTTTATGGAGATCTTTTTTTCTTCTATGACTAAGTATATACACTTTCTCACTCTAGGCCTATGTCTCATTCACACATATTGCTTTTGTGGAGGAGAGTGTTGTGAACTTGTCCAGGACCTGTGACAGAGTTCACCTGCAAAAGGCCATTAGAAAGACTTTGGTGTATTAGTGACCCCTTGCTGGTACTGTGCCAGTACAtgaagcactcacatctgtagccatgaaatgcattgaaaggccggtcatggctcacatcaacaccattatcccagaaaccctagacccatttcaaTTTYcataccgcaccaacagatccacagatgatgcaatctctattgcactccacactgccctttcacacctggacaaaaggaacacctatgtgagaatgctattcattgactacagcccagcGTTCAACACWatagtgccctcaaagctcatcaataagctaaagaccctgatactaacacctccctctgcaactggatcctggacttcctgatgggccgcccccaggcggtaagggtaggtaacaacacatccgccacgctgatcctcaacaagggggcccctcaggggtgcgtgctcagtcccctcctatactccctgttcacttattactgcactgccaggcacgactccaacaccataattaagtttgctgatgacacaacagtggtaggcctgatcaccgacaacgatgagacagcctatagggaggaggtcagagacctgaccgtgtggtgcaaggacaacaacctctccctcaacgtgatcaagacaaaggagatgattgtggactacaggaagaggaggaacgaggacgcccccattctcatcaacggggctgtagtggagcaggttgagagcttcatgttccttggcatccacatcatcaacaaactaacatggtccaagcacaccaagatagtcatgaagagggcacgacaaaacgtattccccctcaggagactgaaaaaacttgcatgggtcctcagatcctcaaaaggttttacagctgcaccatcgagagcatcctgacgggttgcatcactgcctggtgtggcaactgcttggcctccgaRctcaaggcactacagagggtagtgcgtatggcccagtatatcaccggggccaagcttcctgccatcgagGACTtctattccaggcggtgtcagaataagaccctaaaaattgtcaaagactccagccaccctagtcatagactgttctctttgctacctcacggcaagcggttccggagcgccaagtctaggtccaagaggcttctaaacagcttctacccccagccataagactcctgaacagctaatcaaatggctacccagactatttgcactgccccccccttcctttacgctgctgctactctctgttattatttatgcatagtcactttaataactctacctacatgtacatattacctcaattacctcgagaccgcacattgactctgtaccggtacgcccTGTGTATCGCCcctctattgttatttactgccgctctattattatttgttattcttatctcatacTTTTTWAAAAGTTATTTTCTagatactgcattgttggtttagggcttgcagtaagcatatcactgtaaggtgtagacctgttgtattcagcgcatgtgacaaataacattttattttatttcatttgctCGGTCTTGAAGAGTGAGAACCAATTTTCACCACTATAGACYGCCCTTGTGTCCCCTAGCTGTGGCCCCGGTCCGGCGCTTCTCTTCAGACAACAAAGGCCGATAAATGGGTGTTTATTTCATCTCGACTGTTTGCAAATGTGTCCCCATCTAAGAATTTTTATGAACACTTTTTGTTATTAACATCATTTACATCCAGCCTCAGTCAATTTCTGTGAACGCTGGCAGACCGTCAAAATGATGCGTAAATCTGCGCTTTAGAACTTCCAGTTACCAAATCCATCATCCCAATAGGCCTACAGATGAGATAGTCCATGTGTATTAGGTTTACATCTGAATAACAGTGAGAATAAAATATACTTTAAGGCAGAGTTAAAACTTAGAGGTGGGAAGTGATATAAAAATATCTAAAACTGGAAAATAAGATTTGAAAGTGATGGTGCATGAGCAATGGAGAAAGTCTCTCACCAAAGCAGCATTTTAGTTGGATTCAAACGTTTGTGTGCATTAATGTTGACTTTTTCGAATATTAATTATTTGATATTTGCTAAATTTGATAGACTGTAGGACAAATTATTTTCCCATATCCTTTTAGAATGATGTATCCCAAATTGTTTATTTCACGAACGCAATATGTTCTAATTTAATCATAACTCCAAAATGCACAATAGCAATATTCCGTCTGTTTAATCTTGAACTGTGTTTGGGCACCTAATGTGTTGCTTGTATTATGCATAGATGACAGTGCTTGTCTCCATGGGTGGTATCGCGCTCCCAATAAGGCTGGAAGGCGGTTACTTCAAACTTTTTGCGCCTCAGGGGTGGGCACTCCCACCTTTATGTTGATTGGTTGCCTGTGCTCTTATAGTATKCCCCTCAGGGTAAAATAGTCAGCTCTAGTTTAGTCAGCTCCTGGCTATTATCTAACAGTGACGGATATTTCCCATTCAGTTTGGAATCGTTACTCTTGCGTTAACATTCATTTTTATATCTGTACAGCTAGGGGcacttctgtttttttgtgtttttttgtgcgaGTTGCTGCAGTTGGTGTCGATAGAACAGAGATGAGTAGTCCGGATGCGGGTTACGCCAGTGACGATCAGACCCAGGCTAGGTGCGCGATGTCAGTCATGATGCCTGGAATGGGACACTGTCAGTGGGCAGACCCCCTGAGCCCTCTCGGGGACACCAAAGTGAAGAGCGAGTCGTGCGCTACCAGCTCCGMGAACCAGAACCGTGGAAAGACTGAGCCGCGGATCCGGAGACCCATGAATGCGTTCATGGTGTGGGCAAAGGATGAGCGCAAACGACTGGCACAACAAAATCCTGACCTGCACAATGCGGAGTTGAGCAAAATGTTGGGTAAGACAATACAATTATAAAGTAGGCTTAATTGATTARGTGAGCCTGTTACTTCCATGGTATTTATAAAGACCAATGTGTATTTCtttaatttttcattttttttttatatatacatgaCGGAATCCTTAgtgaattattgttattttaaacaGTGTGTTGTTGTCACGTGAaagcataatgaatttattttacaaTAAATATGATAAATATTATTGTAGCCTACGTCAATGATTTTGGTTTGTAGTATTTGTGTAGTGACACATTTTCATGAAAAAGTACATTATGGAAACTATCTGCCCTTACTTTGGCCATTCAAATATAGAGTAAGTAACTAATATAATTTCCAAATGAACTAATTACAACGATTACTGCTTTTGatcaataataatagtaatgttATCATGTTATGAAATCAGTGTTCTCCTGTTGTTACTAAATTGGCAATTAGCTATTTTGGAACACCACCAGTCTGCATGCCTGATGCCGCCATATGACTCATATGAGCTCTGTTCTTGATCTGTAGGGAAGTCGTGGAAAGCCCTTCCTGTGTCCGAGAAGCGCCCCTTTGTAGAGGAGGCTGAAAGGCTCCGGGTCCAGCACATGCAGGACCACCCCAACTACAAATACCGACCCCGGCGGAGGAAGCAGGTGAAGAGGATTAAGCGTCTGGACTCAGGGTTCCTGGTTCATGGTGTGTCCGACCACCAGAGcacctccctgggtggggacggCCGAGTATGTATGGAGGGCCTGGGGCTGGGTTACCACCACGAGCATGGCTACCAGGTGTCGACTCAGTCCCTCGGCCACTACCGCGACGCCCAGGCCCTCGGGGGGGCTTCCTACGAACCCTACAGCCTGCCCACCCCCGACACCTCCCCACTAGATGCCGTGGAATCAGACTCCATGTTCTTCTCCGGCCACTCTCAGGAGGAGTGCCACATGATGCCTGCGTACGCCTACCACTCCCAGGGGGCAGAGTACACACCTCAGGACCCTCACTCCAACCAGCACGCCAACCACATGCTCCACAgacacctctcctcccccactgagcagcagcaaggccaccAGGCTGGCCCCATGCCCCCCTCCTTCAACCAATTGGCTATGTACTACAGCCAGCATTGTAGCCCCAGTCACCCCAAGCGACACCCAGGACATGGGACAGGACAGCGCTCCCCTCCCCCAGACTCCCACCCAGCAGACCAGGTGGAGCAGATGCATCCATCAGAGCTGATAGGTGAGGTGGACCGGAGTGAGTTTGAACAGTACCTGAGCTCCTCCAGACCTGGGGACATGACAGGCCTGTCGTATGGGGCACATGAGGCCAACATGCAGGGACCTGAGAGCCTGATATCCTCTGTGCTCTCTGATGCCAGCACAGTGTTCTACTGTAACTACACCTCCTAACCTCCTGGTCCTCCCTGTCTCTATCTACTACTGAAGCTATTACAGCACATAACCTGACCTCaaatgtctctttctgtctcctgtcactatttctgtcttctctctttctctctctctttctctctctctctccctccctgtctccgtttctctctatgtctttctctttcattctgtTACAATTGAAGGCCAGTGGGAACAGTGGGATCTCTTTAATTTGAGGGTTCAAATTCAGTATGTTATTTTCTTTTTGTGTGAAGGGCGTTCAATGTGTATCACTGTATGAGCTAAGAAGCCATAGTATGACATCTGAATTGTAATGATGACTGTTCACACATTggtttgtattttctttttgttCTGAAGAGgaacataaatacattttctgataATAAATAATGTACAGTTACTATTTGAACGTTTTATGTATAGCTGTTTTATACCTTTACACTTTTGAAAAATAAAGTTTTGAACCAAAATCTATGTTCCTTTactgttttatgtttttgaattacTTTACCCTACCTTTTCGTTGTTGAAATACAGCATTACACCAATTATTATATCAATGCACCTTGGTAATAAGTAACCAAATAGTTATTAAMACAatgttttcattgtttatttgaaTCAATGTTAACATCAGTTGAAGAGGTTATAGACCATTTAGCCTAcacttgtgttttatgttattaatAATCAAATTTGTTGAAACCGTTTTTTTATCCATAAGATAGATCACTTATACCTATACTGTATAGACATCAGTGCTAGCCTAGATTAATTTCACAACAATATTAGGAACATGTATCtgatcatttttacatttaacaaATCCTCCACAGGCCTACAATTCACAGCCATCTGCTCACATTTGATAGACAATACATATTATATTTGAATGCTTTGTATATTCTCAAGAAAACACATACATGGTGAATAAACTGATGGTCGCGTTGTGGAACATTGTGGAGCAGCTCAACGGGCAACAGAGTTAGTCCACAGTGGAAGGCTCTGGTCCGGCTTCCTGCCCCGGTTAGAATAGCGGTGATCTCAGGGTTTGACTTACAAATGACGCCTTGTTTTCGCAGCATGGAAGCACAGTTTATGTCCCGGATATCCTGTCTCTAAATGATTTAGTCTCCCCTGACTAATGGCAGAGACAATTCAATATTTGTGTATTTATTACACCTATGCTAAATAATGGAGAGTCGTTCAATAGGACTAAACAtatttatacaaatatatattttttatagccAAATAAGAGGTATACTGTGTGTTTTTCATAGCATGGATTAATTCAGAAAACAGATAAAGTATATGGACATTTGATGTGGAATGGATGAGGAAGGTGTTAAGCACATCAAGACAACGATTCCTATATATTTATAGTTGTGTGTACCATTTTATAAATAAAGATGTTCCTTTTGAAAGGACGAGGTTCTTCTTCGAGGTGTCAAGCACCCTGACCCCAGAATCCATTTTTAGTACTTCAGAGGAAGCATTTTCCAGAGGCGTATATTCCTCCACTTTGTTCATGTCCAGTGTTTTGACATTTCTCCTATGTAACACAAGCAGAGGTTGGATCTCAAGGTAAACATTCCCTGTCCTTCCCACAGACATAATGATGATGTCATTTTAGAGATTGGAAATATTCAAGAAAAATAAAAGGTGCATTATAATTCTACAGATTAATCATATCCTAGTTTGGGGAAATTGCTCTGTCCAGTCCAATTGAATTAATCTCAACGTATGGTATTTTTTTCTCACATAAAACACGCAAGATGGTCATTAATCGAGCATTGCATATGACtgggattattttctgtttattgtaTTGTTGTAACATAAAGTAATCCCCTAACCACCCCAAACGCTGATAGGCTTCCCGCTTCCACCCCTAAAGAAACAAACATTTGCACCCTCACccccaacctggactcaggggtagacgtaacttAGTAAGTACAAATCCGGGACACCCCAATAAGTGTAATATGTtatgtttcatatggtatgtattaatttgtggatgtccatcatccatttcgtatatgTTACGAATAAAAATTTGTATgaaatgttacgaattgcaatttggaCAAAATGTAACGAATtcgcaaaatgtatgatatgttacaaattccaatttgttgttgctaagGTTAGCTAAATGACTAGGTGGCTAACtatagctaggtagctaatgttagctaggctaggggttaggggtgaaggttagtgttaaggttagggttagggttaaggttgggatcaggagttaggttaaaagttgcaaagtagccaaaaaagtagtaagtagttgcaaagttgctaattagctaaaatgctaaagttgtctgtgatgagattcgtaCAAAAGAccttttgggttgctagacgttcacgttatacGCCCACCCTTCCACCCCGACCAatcaccctacttttgtttttgccctaaccATTTGACGAGTacaatcacatactgtatgtttcatcATTGTTGACTGGTCCCTGCAGCAAACCatcacaaatatgtgattggaacagtagcaacagaacgtATAGGGGGTAGAAATCGGGGAAGGTATCattatcacgttttagggaagacccagatgcagacagtgttgaagtaataaaagtttattactagaacagggggcaggaaaAATAACAGGTaaagggtaggcagaggtcagtaatccagatcagagtccaaaaggtacagaacggcaggtagtctcagggtcagggcaggcagaggtcaataatccagtgtggtggtgcaaggtacaggacggcaggcagcctcagggcaggcagaatggtcaaaaccgggaaaactagaaaacaggaactatagaaaagacaggagcaaggggaaaaacgctgggaggcttgacgaacaaaatgaactggcaacagacaaacagagaacacaggtataaatacacatgggataatgaggggagatgggagacacctggtggggggtggagacaagcacaagacagctgaaacagatcagggtgtgacagaaataTTACTTTGatgggggatttatcaataaatgggGGGCAGACACAGGAGAAGTTTAtatgcaaaataaaaataaaaccccgGGTCTAAGCTGGCAACCCATAGTTGTCTTGCAAGCACCATAAGTCAgtcgagtgaactatcccttgttataacatctttagtCTGACAGACCCTTACGTGACAACCAGACTGTATTGTATGAAGTCAACAAACATGGCACTACACATAYCTGGAAAATAGCTTAACtgatcataatcagtacaaccttcaaaaaagtattttaaacacatcatatgtgtccattacaatctatgcaagaatctgTTTGAATGATTTGTCACRAGTATTTGAAAGTATGTGAATAATACATTACGCTCCATACATacggtatgctacagtagaaatgacaacaCGATATTTACAGAAAATAATGCACTTACTTTAATAGGAACGCATACATgaccaaagttattatttgtaaggaaaacaacaatgaaggcaatgcgcGTCACCAGacagaaaatgtgccagggggaaTACGTTTGTGCAAGGCCTGTTCTGACTAGAGATGCACAATGTCTccatacttgatctggggaagcactggggaagtgcttgggctctcgttgaagagagaagtttgtctgactcagtaaagcctcaaacataaattgtccgcaacagtgaaatgggctacttcttatgtgaattaatgagaaGGCGGAAAACAGCtcaattcaaaatgttgttaGAAAATAWAWWTTWtttgaaattgacaagttgaaacatagcctatagaaaattagcaggcagcgtgccttggtttgagggcagtgcGAGTTAACCGTCCTGCtgtgtaacaatcacattttgtatTCTGTTACAAAATAMAATTTTTAGAGCATAGAAAAACTCACACTGGTGCGACRgttagagatatttggaactcacacgtgaaaaggttaagtaaccttctgttttatgtaaccataccaaacgtaacatatcatactaatttgagtgtcccggatttacatttactatgctacgtctagt from Salvelinus sp. IW2-2015 linkage group LG14, ASM291031v2, whole genome shotgun sequence includes:
- the LOC111972478 gene encoding transcription factor Sox-17-alpha-A-like, which gives rise to MSSPDAGYASDDQTQARCAMSVMMPGMGHCQWADPLSPLGDTKVKSESCATSSXNQNRGKTEPRIRRPMNAFMVWAKDERKRLAQQNPDLHNAELSKMLGKSWKALPVSEKRPFVEEAERLRVQHMQDHPNYKYRPRRRKQVKRIKRLDSGFLVHGVSDHQSTSLGGDGRVCMEGLGLGYHHEHGYQVSTQSLGHYRDAQALGGASYEPYSLPTPDTSPLDAVESDSMFFSGHSQEECHMMPAYAYHSQGAEYTPQDPHSNQHANHMLHRHLSSPTEQQQGHQAGPMPPSFNQLAMYYSQHCSPSHPKRHPGHGTGQRSPPPDSHPADQVEQMHPSELIGEVDRSEFEQYLSSSRPGDMTGLSYGAHEANMQGPESLISSVLSDASTVFYCNYTS